The genome window TTGTTTGACCGTGCGGAGAATGCCGCAGATCACCCCAAGTAGGGTGCCGGCGACAAGGCTGATTCCCGACACCATGATGGTCACCCACAACCCCTTGAGAAAGAGAGGCAGAGTATGAATGAGCCCTTTGAAGTAAACGCCGATCATGCCTCACCTTCCCTCCATGTAGATGAGACGGCCCTGCCACCAGATTGACAGATGTTTCAGGACAAAATAGATGAGGAGATAGAAGGCAGCCACCGTGAAGAAGCCCTCTGCTGGCATGAACCGCTCGGAGGCCATGAGCTGGCCGGCCCGCGTCAGTTCGAGCACAGAGATCAGTGATACCAGTGAACTGTCCTTGACCAGGACGATGAACTGCCCCAGCAGGGCTGGAATGGTAACGCCCAGTGCCTGGGGGAGGATCACATAGCGCATGCGCTGCAAATAGGACAGGCCGTAGGCTGTGGCCGCCTCGGTCTGGCCGCTGGGAATCGACACAATGCCGGCCCGGACGATTTCTGCAACATAGGCGCCGCTGTTGAGGCTCAGTGCCAGGATGCCTGTCTGGACTTCATTCAGATTGACGTGCAGGCTGGGCAGGCCAAAGTAGAAAAAGTACAGCTGGGCCAGCAATGGCGTGGAGCGAATCGATTCGATATAGATCCCGGCAAGTCTCTGTAAAAAGGTCTTTTTCGAGAGCCGCATCCCACAGGCGACCACACCGATGAGCAGCGCAAGAACAATGCTGATGCCGGAGATCCAGCTTGTGGCCCACAGGCCCTTGAGAAACAGGGGAATATATTGTCCGATGACCCGGAGGTTAAACTGCTCGAGCAAGGGTCCCCCTTATGAGAGGAAAAAGGGGAGGCCTCTGGCCTCCCCGGTGGCAGATCAGTGGTCCTGGCGCCATCGGTTGGAATTGACCCAGTAGTCGAGATTCTGTTTCAGCCGGCCATCGCTTCTGATCCACAGGAAGAAGAGGTTGAGCCATTGCCGCAAATGAGTGTCTTCCGGACGAACAGCAAAGGAAAGGGGTTGAGCGCTGAGGGCGATTGGCAAAATGGCAATGGAGCCTTCTGGAAAGTTTTGCATCTGCCCCCGGATGGCGGAAAGATCGTTGACCCCGATGTCTGCCTTGCCTGAAATTACCGCATTGATCAGCAGGGGGCCGCCTCCCTTGTAGGGTTTGATTTCAGTGTTGGCCAGAAGACGCTTGGCGTCTGTTTCTCCAGTGGAGCCCAGGAGAACCGCCGTGCGCACGCCGGCTTTATTGCAGTCTTCAAGGGTCTGGTACTTTCCTGCATTTTCTCTTTTGGTGAAAACCACGCTCTTGGACACATAAAATGGATCCGTAAAGGATACTTTCAGAGCGCGTTTGAGGGTGGCAGTCATGTCCGCAGCCAGCATGTCCGCCTTTCTGGAAAGGAGAGCCGGGATCAAACCATCCCAATCGTAATCCAGGAACTTGATCTTGACGCCCATCTCTTTGGCAATCAGGCGGCAGAGTTCCACTGAGCTTCCAGTGCGCTCTCCGTTTTTGTCCACGAAGGAAAAAGGAGGACCCTGTGTCTGAACCGCAACTCGAAGCTCCCCGCGCTTGACAATCTTGTCCACCGTGTCGGCAGCAGCGGGCAAGGCAAGCCCCATGACCAGGGCCAGGATTATAAACAGTCTGGACAAGTGTTTCATGCCGCACCTCCTTTAATTGTGGGTTAGTATTTTGCTCAGAAACACCCTGGTACGCTCGTGCTCGGGGTGGTCGAAGAAGGCCTCCGGCGTGTTGGACTCAACGATCTGTCCGTCGTCCATGAAAAATATCCGGTGGGCGACTTGCCGGGCAAAACCCATCTCGTGAGTCACCACGATCATGGTCATGCCTTCTCTGGCAAGCTCTACCATGACATCCAGCACCTCCTTGATCATCTCGGGGTCCAGGGCGCTCGTGGGCTCGTCAAACAGCATGATTTTGGGATTCATTGCCAGGCCTCGGGCGATGGCAACTCTCTGACACTGCCCCCCCGAAAGCTGTGAGGGGTAGGCGTCCGCCTTGTCTGGAATGCCCACCCTTTCAAGAAGACGGCGGGCGTTTGCCTCAGCCTCGCTCCTCGGCAGCTTCTTGACCTTGATGGGTGAGAGCACCACATTTTCAAGCACCGTCAGGTGGGGATAGAGATTGAACTGTTGAAATACAAAACCGATCTGGCTGCGAAGCTTGGTCAGGTTCGTGGACCGCTTGTCCACCTGCATGCCATCCACATAGATTTCACCCTGCTGAATCGGCTCGAGCTGATTGATGCAGCGAATAAGGGTTGATTTCCCTGAACCCGAGGGGCCGCAAACAACCACCACCTCACCGGGATGGATGTGCAATGTTATATCCTTGAGGACATGAAGAGAACCGAACCACTTGTTGACATTTTTGAAGACAATCATTGAAAGGGATACCGCTGAATACCCTCACCTCCTTTCCCGGAAAATGGCAAGGGTAATACTGCCGTGATGGGGTAGGAGTATAGGCAACATCCCGGTTGGGTGTCAAGGAGGAAGTCCGGGCCAGTCAGTACAACCCCTGTGCCCTGGGGCAGTCCAGGCGGGAAAACAACGATGGTTGACAGTGTCCTGGGACCCGGCCACTGGAGGCTGCATCACAAATCCTGGCTCCAGGCTGACAGGCCGGCCTCAGTACCCGACATAATCCAGAACCATCCTGTCTAAAGTTTCCGGGCAGTCAATTTGCCG of Deltaproteobacteria bacterium contains these proteins:
- a CDS encoding amino acid ABC transporter ATP-binding protein, whose protein sequence is MIVFKNVNKWFGSLHVLKDITLHIHPGEVVVVCGPSGSGKSTLIRCINQLEPIQQGEIYVDGMQVDKRSTNLTKLRSQIGFVFQQFNLYPHLTVLENVVLSPIKVKKLPRSEAEANARRLLERVGIPDKADAYPSQLSGGQCQRVAIARGLAMNPKIMLFDEPTSALDPEMIKEVLDVMVELAREGMTMIVVTHEMGFARQVAHRIFFMDDGQIVESNTPEAFFDHPEHERTRVFLSKILTHN
- a CDS encoding amino acid ABC transporter substrate-binding protein: MKHLSRLFIILALVMGLALPAAADTVDKIVKRGELRVAVQTQGPPFSFVDKNGERTGSSVELCRLIAKEMGVKIKFLDYDWDGLIPALLSRKADMLAADMTATLKRALKVSFTDPFYVSKSVVFTKRENAGKYQTLEDCNKAGVRTAVLLGSTGETDAKRLLANTEIKPYKGGGPLLINAVISGKADIGVNDLSAIRGQMQNFPEGSIAILPIALSAQPLSFAVRPEDTHLRQWLNLFFLWIRSDGRLKQNLDYWVNSNRWRQDH
- a CDS encoding amino acid ABC transporter permease, with product MLEQFNLRVIGQYIPLFLKGLWATSWISGISIVLALLIGVVACGMRLSKKTFLQRLAGIYIESIRSTPLLAQLYFFYFGLPSLHVNLNEVQTGILALSLNSGAYVAEIVRAGIVSIPSGQTEAATAYGLSYLQRMRYVILPQALGVTIPALLGQFIVLVKDSSLVSLISVLELTRAGQLMASERFMPAEGFFTVAAFYLLIYFVLKHLSIWWQGRLIYMEGR